A single Marinilabiliales bacterium DNA region contains:
- a CDS encoding glycosyltransferase — translation MRLSVIIVSYNVKNLLEACLRSVFAAAEGLESEVFVVDNNSADNSAGMVAEKFPQVKLIANQTNYGFSKANNQALEQASGEYVLFLNPDTLVEQDTLRICVGFMDAKPSAGAMGVKMVDGAGRYLPESKRAVPTPLVAFYKISGLAALFPKSEKFGKYYFGHLDRDKTHRIEVLTGAFFFARKEALDKTGWFDESFFMYGEDIDLSCRLLKNNYEIYYHPATKIVHYKGESTRKSSINYVLVFYRAMAIYAKKHFRAPGTSLLVILLFIAIYSRAGLSIIKRVAGKLAMPLADSACIYAGYIVIEPGIRELTGSWGAGYPDENPLILVPALIIIWISSIMLSGGYKSPVTIGGGIRGIFYGSLAILLVYAMLNADWYFKLATIIPLALWGLAGTIIVRSFVHAVNKRKQKHRSFFP, via the coding sequence ATGAGACTTTCTGTGATCATCGTAAGCTACAACGTGAAAAACCTGCTGGAGGCCTGTCTCAGGTCGGTATTTGCTGCCGCTGAAGGATTGGAATCAGAGGTTTTTGTAGTTGACAATAATTCTGCCGATAATTCGGCAGGTATGGTTGCGGAGAAGTTCCCCCAGGTAAAGCTTATAGCCAATCAGACTAATTACGGATTCTCAAAAGCAAATAATCAGGCGCTGGAACAGGCAAGCGGTGAATATGTGCTGTTTCTGAATCCTGACACACTCGTAGAGCAGGACACATTACGAATATGTGTCGGTTTTATGGATGCAAAACCTTCAGCAGGGGCAATGGGTGTAAAAATGGTTGACGGGGCGGGCAGGTATCTTCCCGAATCAAAAAGGGCCGTTCCCACACCACTGGTTGCCTTCTACAAAATCAGCGGGCTCGCAGCCCTGTTCCCAAAATCTGAGAAATTTGGCAAATATTATTTCGGACATCTTGACAGGGACAAAACACACAGGATAGAGGTACTTACGGGCGCCTTCTTTTTTGCACGAAAAGAAGCTCTTGATAAAACCGGCTGGTTTGACGAATCATTCTTCATGTACGGTGAAGATATTGATCTCTCGTGCAGGCTTTTGAAAAACAATTATGAGATATATTATCATCCGGCAACAAAAATAGTTCACTATAAAGGAGAAAGTACCCGTAAATCCAGCATTAATTACGTACTGGTGTTTTACCGTGCAATGGCAATCTATGCCAAGAAGCATTTCAGGGCTCCGGGAACCTCGCTGCTTGTCATCCTGCTTTTTATTGCCATCTATTCGCGTGCCGGTCTGTCAATAATCAAAAGGGTTGCCGGTAAGCTAGCTATGCCACTGGCAGACTCTGCCTGCATTTATGCCGGGTACATTGTCATTGAACCCGGAATTCGTGAGCTTACCGGATCATGGGGTGCCGGTTATCCCGACGAAAACCCTCTAATACTTGTTCCTGCACTTATTATAATCTGGATAAGCTCAATAATGCTGTCGGGAGGTTATAAAAGTCCAGTCACAATTGGGGGAGGAATCAGGGGTATCTTTTATGGAAGTCTGGCTATCCTTCTTGTATATGCCATGCTCAACGCTGACTGGTACTTCAAGCTGGCTACCATTATCCCCCTGGCATTATGGGGCCTTGCAGGCACAATAATTGTAAGATCATTTGTCCATGCAGTTAACAAGCGGAAACAGAAGCACAGGTCATTTTTCCCCTGA